A genomic window from Abyssisolibacter fermentans includes:
- a CDS encoding TolC family protein, which produces MKKISVMFLVILTAFSLIGATYAENTDQLNMTLEQAVNYALEHNKDMDIENLNIQKAELSHRQVKRQIEKFNDDKEYKLSLKAYNRDLYNRMIKGVVEKQDELGLETANKNKEIKINRIKYDVEKAYFDILQAEKQVEIADEGRKLSQEQYDHSKKMFELGTISKQQLLESELNLSNAKSGYDNAVMAYDLQKLNFNRTIGLDYDTKVKLVDKFEFDVEKEEAVDLNESIKTALENNFSVYMAEQNVELGKLTLEVVKIDYPENTTKYKDQQISVMQSEKQLETAKNGIEMAVRSSYIQMQNAKKQIASYELAVTKAESAYKLSELSFKIGQGKSSDVKGAQISLEQSKYNLAKQIYAYNMAKLDFKYGLGIGY; this is translated from the coding sequence TTGAAAAAGATTAGTGTGATGTTTTTAGTAATACTTACAGCATTTTCATTGATAGGTGCTACATATGCAGAGAATACTGATCAGCTTAATATGACTTTGGAGCAAGCAGTCAATTATGCATTAGAACATAATAAGGATATGGATATAGAGAATCTAAATATTCAAAAAGCAGAACTATCACATAGACAAGTTAAGAGACAAATTGAAAAATTTAATGATGATAAAGAGTATAAATTATCACTTAAAGCGTATAATAGGGACTTGTATAACAGGATGATCAAAGGTGTTGTTGAGAAGCAAGATGAACTAGGTTTAGAAACAGCTAACAAAAATAAAGAAATAAAGATAAATCGAATAAAATACGATGTAGAAAAAGCATATTTTGACATATTGCAAGCAGAAAAACAAGTAGAAATAGCAGATGAGGGCAGAAAGTTATCACAGGAACAGTATGATCACAGCAAGAAAATGTTTGAACTAGGTACTATATCCAAACAACAGCTTTTAGAATCAGAGCTAAATTTATCAAATGCTAAATCTGGATATGATAATGCAGTAATGGCATATGATTTACAAAAACTTAATTTTAATAGAACTATAGGTCTTGATTATGATACAAAGGTAAAACTAGTAGATAAATTTGAATTTGATGTTGAAAAAGAAGAAGCCGTAGATTTAAATGAGTCGATTAAAACAGCTTTAGAAAACAACTTTTCAGTATATATGGCTGAGCAAAACGTAGAGTTGGGTAAGTTAACGCTAGAAGTAGTTAAAATAGATTATCCAGAAAATACAACTAAATATAAAGATCAGCAAATAAGTGTTATGCAATCAGAAAAACAGCTAGAAACAGCAAAAAATGGTATTGAAATGGCTGTTAGATCATCTTATATTCAAATGCAAAATGCTAAAAAACAAATAGCTTCATACGAGCTTGCTGTTACAAAAGCAGAGTCAGCTTATAAGCTTTCAGAGCTTAGCTTTAAAATAGGACAGGGAAAATCAAGTGATGTAAAAGGTGCTCAAATTAGTCTTGAACAATCAAAATATAATTTAGCAAAACAAATATATGCATATAACATGGCAAAACTTGATTTCAAATATGGCTTAGGAATAGGATATTAA
- a CDS encoding efflux RND transporter permease subunit translates to MNNDPKNVLGKISNFFIEKFRVVYLIIAAIILLGIQSYFALPREEMPEIVLPYGIVTVNYAGAAPQEVESLITDKIEAQLKDIDGVGSITSTSSNGLVNITVEFDFECDINDKVNEMTNKISEIQNELPEDCSTPIIRGFESSDKPIMTLNISGDYDFITLKKVSEDIQSEIEKVAGVNEVTMVGGLEREIIIHVDISKLATYNISINQIKNAIVNSNINFPGGNIDLDDMHYTVRTVAQFNEIKEIEDTIISVQNDTPIYLKDIASVEDTYEDVTS, encoded by the coding sequence TTGAATAATGATCCTAAGAATGTATTAGGAAAAATATCGAATTTTTTTATTGAAAAATTTCGAGTAGTTTATTTAATTATCGCAGCAATAATTCTATTAGGCATACAATCATATTTTGCTTTGCCTAGAGAAGAAATGCCAGAAATTGTATTGCCTTATGGAATAGTTACAGTAAATTATGCTGGTGCTGCACCTCAGGAAGTTGAAAGCTTGATTACGGATAAAATTGAAGCACAGCTTAAGGATATTGATGGTGTTGGATCAATAACGTCCACTTCAAGTAATGGTCTAGTAAATATAACTGTAGAATTCGATTTTGAGTGTGATATTAATGATAAAGTTAATGAAATGACAAACAAGATATCAGAGATTCAAAATGAATTACCTGAGGATTGTAGTACACCTATTATTAGAGGGTTTGAATCTAGTGATAAGCCTATTATGACATTAAATATAAGTGGAGATTATGACTTCATTACACTTAAAAAGGTGTCAGAGGATATACAAAGTGAGATTGAAAAAGTAGCTGGAGTTAATGAAGTTACTATGGTAGGTGGACTTGAAAGAGAAATAATTATACATGTAGATATATCAAAGCTTGCTACTTATAATATTTCAATTAACCAAATAAAGAATGCTATAGTAAACTCAAATATTAATTTTCCAGGTGGAAATATTGATTTAGATGATATGCACTATACAGTTCGTACTGTGGCACAATTTAATGAAATAAAAGAGATTGAAGATACAATCATTTCAGTTCAAAATGATACTCCGATTTATTTAAAGGATATAGCCAGTGTTGAAGATACCTATGAAGATGTTACATCTTGA
- a CDS encoding efflux RND transporter permease subunit — MKMLHLEIYQKGLSAERSVTPTITLSITRDNNSDTIGISDEIKERIVKHGKGTIYPEDVFISITGDTAIEVDKALNDVVGNALSGLLIVIIVLFLFIGFRESLIVAFVIPLSLLSSLTLLEYNGMSLNTMSLVALILALGMLVDNAIVIMENIDRIRDEGLDVVSASKIATNQVAPAVFAATLTTMSAFLPMAITSGIIGLFIKAIPVTVIFAIAASFVISLVITPALCSRFLSKYKVKNNSNKSRLPLLKKIISVALVFVLSLIAFMENGKFGLLSWIFAITFSIAMFYKQFKNTNSSNEELKIIKRYANWMDKILRSKSKKIALIVISIVIFFSSLLTIPLGLLKIELFPTTDSTSFTIDVETPSGYLLEDTGNVVREIETVLFNYPEVEAFVSKVGSTGTRFTTAGDNPKFADISVDLVPENERTKSSMEIIDSLRNDLKNIAGAKITLEQEVKGPESEYPINIKVIGEDLDKISLIAKDFAGILKEIPGTAEVSTTIGDNPPEIQIVIDKEKTNLLGLDARNISAEIRNSIHGVEVSTFIEDEDETDIVIQTSNEEITSINDFEKIYFTSSRGEQIAFSQVASLVETKGLNEIEHEDLKKIIKVQSNLAKNGNSTQIIDEFQSRISDYPLPNDVEISYGGENEDIKESFTDMFKNMLIAILLVFIILAIQFNSLSQPMVVLFSVPLATIGALLGLIITKNNFGLYSFTGIVALVGIAVNDAIVLVDYTNYLRRNGSSLIEAIIEAGKTRFMPVLATSITTIGGILPLALKDPNYSQMGYALIFGLVASTLLTLVYIPMLYSIIEGFKDKIRKRVPMFSDRR; from the coding sequence ATGAAGATGTTACATCTTGAAATATATCAAAAAGGATTATCAGCAGAAAGAAGTGTTACACCTACAATTACTTTATCTATAACAAGAGATAATAATTCAGATACTATTGGAATTAGTGATGAAATAAAAGAAAGAATTGTAAAACATGGCAAAGGAACAATATATCCTGAGGATGTATTTATATCTATTACAGGAGATACAGCTATAGAAGTAGATAAGGCGCTTAATGATGTAGTAGGAAATGCTCTGTCAGGACTATTGATAGTTATTATCGTACTATTCCTATTTATTGGTTTTAGAGAATCATTAATTGTAGCTTTTGTTATTCCTTTATCATTACTCTCCAGCCTTACTTTATTAGAATATAATGGCATGTCACTTAACACAATGTCATTAGTTGCATTGATTCTAGCACTAGGTATGCTTGTTGATAATGCTATTGTAATAATGGAGAATATCGATAGAATTCGAGATGAAGGTTTAGATGTAGTCAGTGCTTCTAAGATTGCTACAAATCAGGTAGCTCCGGCAGTCTTTGCTGCTACACTAACAACTATGTCTGCGTTTCTTCCTATGGCCATAACATCAGGAATAATAGGATTATTTATAAAAGCTATACCAGTAACTGTAATATTTGCTATAGCAGCTTCTTTTGTTATATCCCTTGTTATTACACCTGCTTTATGCTCAAGATTTTTGAGTAAGTATAAAGTTAAAAATAATAGCAATAAGAGTAGACTACCACTGTTGAAAAAAATAATATCAGTAGCTCTTGTATTTGTTCTTTCTTTAATTGCTTTTATGGAAAATGGAAAATTTGGGTTGTTATCATGGATTTTTGCTATTACTTTTTCAATTGCAATGTTTTATAAACAATTTAAGAATACAAATTCATCTAATGAAGAGTTAAAGATTATAAAAAGATATGCAAATTGGATGGATAAAATATTAAGAAGTAAGTCGAAGAAAATAGCTTTAATAGTTATATCTATAGTAATATTTTTCAGCAGTCTATTAACTATTCCATTAGGTCTTCTGAAGATAGAATTATTTCCTACAACAGATAGTACATCCTTTACTATAGATGTGGAAACTCCATCAGGATATTTATTGGAAGATACGGGCAATGTTGTTAGAGAAATAGAAACAGTATTATTTAACTATCCTGAAGTTGAAGCATTTGTAAGTAAGGTAGGTAGTACTGGAACGAGGTTTACGACTGCAGGAGATAATCCTAAATTTGCTGACATTTCCGTAGATTTAGTACCTGAAAACGAAAGAACTAAAAGTAGCATGGAAATAATAGATAGTTTAAGAAATGACCTGAAAAATATTGCAGGAGCTAAAATAACTCTTGAGCAAGAAGTAAAGGGACCAGAGTCAGAATATCCTATTAATATTAAGGTAATAGGCGAAGATTTGGATAAAATATCGTTAATTGCCAAAGATTTTGCAGGAATATTAAAAGAAATACCAGGTACTGCTGAAGTAAGTACAACTATAGGGGATAATCCTCCTGAAATTCAAATAGTCATAGATAAAGAAAAGACAAATTTACTAGGATTAGACGCAAGAAATATATCTGCTGAAATTAGAAATTCAATACATGGAGTTGAAGTTTCAACATTTATAGAAGATGAAGACGAAACCGATATCGTTATCCAAACAAGTAATGAAGAAATTACCTCAATTAACGATTTTGAAAAAATTTACTTTACATCAAGTAGAGGAGAGCAAATAGCTTTTTCTCAGGTTGCATCTCTTGTTGAAACAAAGGGTCTAAATGAAATTGAGCATGAAGATTTGAAAAAAATTATAAAGGTTCAAAGTAATTTAGCTAAAAATGGGAATTCCACTCAAATAATAGATGAATTTCAATCTAGAATAAGTGATTATCCTTTACCAAATGATGTTGAAATTTCATATGGTGGAGAGAATGAAGATATAAAAGAATCCTTTACAGACATGTTTAAGAATATGCTAATAGCTATTTTACTGGTATTTATTATATTAGCTATTCAATTTAATTCATTGTCACAACCAATGGTTGTATTATTCTCAGTACCGTTAGCTACAATTGGAGCACTGTTAGGTTTAATAATTACAAAAAACAATTTTGGTCTGTACTCCTTTACGGGCATAGTTGCATTAGTTGGTATAGCTGTTAATGATGCTATTGTGCTAGTCGATTATACGAATTATTTAAGAAGAAATGGATCAAGCTTAATTGAAGCAATAATTGAAGCTGGGAAAACTAGATTTATGCCAGTATTGGCTACATCAATAACTACAATAGGAGGGATACTTCCATTAGCATTAAAGGATCCTAACTATAGTCAAATGGGATATGCACTGATATTTGGGCTAGTGGCATCTACATTATTGACTCTTGTATATATTCCAATGCTATATTCAATTATTGAAGGATTTAAGGATAAAATAAGAAAAAGAGTTCCGATGTTTAGTGATAGAAGATAA
- a CDS encoding efflux RND transporter periplasmic adaptor subunit, whose translation MKIKKLLMIFFIMIPITLAGCNNDSTENGDSHNSIEQTEEAQDNSFAVEVMKVEAKTLTWDYNTIGKLYTSEEVNVSSEMNGKVKNIYFNVGEKVKKGDVLYTLDNGDIKNEVDLQISKLKTNLEDSKIRYENEVKNFNNVKLLYESGSIAKKDYDNAQKIYEQTKLNYEQAQKDLSSNSVSLNSTINDTIIKSPIDGIVSNRNIEIGEKTSVSDFVIVKLDPITAKADVSENVINKISVGDKVSVNVQSQDYLGTIKTISPIGKNNGNMYPVEIEIENENLTLKPGMFAGIYFEIEKMENQIAVPRKSVLSDGDKYYVYIVKDNQPQKVAVEKGITKDGYVQISGELTAGDILIVKGHEYINEESSIKIVNEFTLNK comes from the coding sequence TTGAAGATAAAAAAATTATTAATGATATTTTTTATAATGATACCTATTACTTTGGCAGGCTGTAATAATGATTCAACTGAAAATGGTGATTCACATAATAGCATAGAACAAACAGAAGAAGCACAAGATAATAGTTTTGCTGTAGAGGTTATGAAGGTTGAAGCAAAAACTTTAACATGGGATTATAATACTATTGGTAAATTATATACTAGTGAAGAAGTAAATGTATCGAGTGAAATGAACGGAAAGGTAAAAAATATATATTTCAATGTAGGAGAGAAGGTAAAAAAAGGAGATGTTTTATATACATTAGATAATGGAGATATAAAAAATGAAGTTGACTTACAGATAAGCAAGCTTAAGACAAATTTAGAAGACTCTAAAATAAGATATGAAAATGAAGTGAAAAATTTTAATAATGTTAAATTATTATATGAATCAGGGAGTATAGCCAAAAAGGATTATGATAATGCGCAGAAAATTTATGAGCAGACAAAATTGAATTATGAACAAGCTCAAAAAGATTTATCTTCAAATTCCGTTAGCTTAAATTCAACAATAAATGATACAATAATAAAGAGCCCTATTGATGGTATTGTGTCAAATAGGAATATTGAGATTGGAGAAAAGACTTCTGTAAGCGACTTTGTTATAGTAAAATTGGATCCAATTACTGCAAAAGCTGATGTTTCTGAAAATGTTATAAATAAGATTTCTGTTGGAGATAAAGTTAGTGTAAATGTTCAGTCACAAGATTATTTAGGTACAATTAAAACCATAAGCCCTATAGGAAAAAATAATGGAAATATGTATCCTGTTGAAATTGAGATAGAAAATGAAAATTTAACATTAAAACCTGGTATGTTTGCTGGTATTTATTTTGAAATTGAGAAAATGGAAAATCAGATTGCAGTTCCTAGGAAGTCAGTATTGTCTGATGGAGATAAATACTACGTTTATATAGTTAAAGATAATCAGCCACAAAAAGTTGCTGTAGAAAAGGGTATTACTAAGGATGGATATGTTCAAATATCAGGAGAATTAACTGCTGGAGATATTTTAATAGTAAAAGGACATGAGTATATAAATGAAGAAAGCTCTATAAAAATAGTTAATGAATTTACTTTAAATAAATAG
- a CDS encoding sensor histidine kinase: MSIKFRLMFSYIGMIVIPIVLIIVLNFMFGFFYFGEPKSFKNLPGPGKVLNETLYKSSNLNRKINMILLDDKEKLKDAIYIKTLGDEFKEVYAGVVLRKGSEILYASEMLDNEFDLDTLPKFKEEFHESNFYNKRSRFVMNSQNDFYFEDGAEASIFVVTDTELAQQDINQSRNIATLIIISVLILTTLALTYSIYKDIIKGIRELTNAATEIKNGNLDYEVKKYSKDEIGELSLTFEKMRLKLKESLEIQKKYEENRKNLISNISHDLKTPIMSIKGHIEGIKDGIAHSPERMDKYIDTIYEKSKDMELLINELFLYSRLDLEKEEFNFQIIDIIEFLRFSVEDLSFDLEKIGGKIRLKYDYEPIFVNIDLQKLKRIILNIVGNSIKYRGEGPLILDINVKKIDEEIVVEIKDNGKGISQENLSLIFDRFYRADKSRNTSVVGSGLGLAISKQIVEKHGGKIWAESKENIGTSIFFSLKEC; encoded by the coding sequence ATGTCAATTAAGTTTAGATTAATGTTCTCTTACATTGGGATGATAGTAATACCGATTGTTTTAATTATTGTATTGAACTTTATGTTTGGCTTTTTTTATTTTGGTGAACCCAAAAGTTTTAAGAATTTGCCTGGACCTGGCAAAGTTTTAAACGAAACTCTTTATAAAAGCAGTAATTTGAATCGTAAAATCAATATGATATTATTGGATGATAAAGAAAAATTAAAGGATGCTATATACATAAAAACTTTAGGTGATGAATTTAAAGAAGTATATGCAGGAGTAGTTTTGAGAAAAGGTAGTGAGATATTATATGCTTCAGAAATGCTAGATAATGAGTTTGATTTAGATACTTTACCAAAGTTTAAAGAGGAATTTCATGAAAGCAATTTTTATAATAAGCGCAGTAGATTTGTTATGAATTCTCAAAATGATTTCTATTTTGAGGATGGGGCTGAGGCTTCAATATTTGTAGTTACAGATACTGAACTTGCTCAGCAAGATATTAACCAAAGTAGAAATATTGCCACTTTAATTATTATTTCTGTATTAATTTTAACTACCTTAGCACTCACCTATTCAATCTACAAAGATATTATAAAGGGTATAAGGGAATTAACAAATGCAGCAACTGAAATTAAAAATGGGAATTTGGATTATGAGGTAAAAAAATATTCAAAGGATGAAATAGGAGAACTCAGTCTAACATTTGAGAAAATGCGTTTAAAGCTAAAGGAATCCTTAGAGATACAAAAAAAATATGAAGAAAACAGGAAAAACCTAATATCAAATATTTCTCATGATCTTAAGACACCAATAATGTCTATAAAAGGTCATATTGAGGGAATAAAGGATGGGATTGCTCATTCTCCTGAAAGAATGGATAAATATATAGATACTATTTACGAAAAATCAAAGGATATGGAATTATTGATTAATGAACTCTTTTTGTATTCAAGATTAGACTTAGAAAAAGAAGAATTTAATTTTCAAATTATTGATATTATAGAATTTCTAAGGTTTAGTGTTGAAGATTTAAGCTTTGACTTAGAAAAAATAGGTGGAAAAATAAGATTAAAATATGATTATGAACCAATATTTGTTAATATAGATTTACAAAAGCTAAAGCGAATTATATTAAATATTGTTGGTAATTCTATAAAATATAGGGGAGAAGGACCTCTTATACTAGATATTAATGTGAAAAAGATTGATGAAGAAATAGTTGTTGAAATCAAAGATAATGGAAAGGGAATTTCTCAGGAAAATTTATCTCTTATTTTTGATAGATTCTATCGTGCAGACAAGTCTAGAAATACTTCTGTAGTTGGAAGTGGATTAGGACTTGCAATATCAAAGCAGATTGTTGAAAAGCATGGCGGTAAGATTTGGGCTGAAAGCAAAGAAAATATAGGAACTAGTATTTTCTTTTCGTTAAAAGAATGTTAG
- a CDS encoding response regulator transcription factor: MKKILIIEDDISIAELEKDYLEINGFDVKLENSGMKGIERTRKEKFDLIILDLMLPGIDGFQICKELRDGLDIPILMVSAKGEGIDKIRGLGLGADDYITKPFSPNELVARVKAHLNRYERLTSKDKNQSEIIENNGLSLDSYSKRVYVNDKEVTLTSKEFDILHLLAKNPNRAFSKDEIFERIWGFNSLGEISTVTVHIRKIREKIEPDPTNPKYIETLWGIGYRFKL; encoded by the coding sequence ATGAAAAAAATATTGATTATTGAAGATGATATTAGTATTGCAGAATTAGAAAAAGACTACCTTGAGATAAATGGTTTTGATGTAAAACTAGAGAATTCTGGGATGAAGGGAATAGAAAGAACTAGAAAAGAAAAATTCGATTTAATTATATTAGATTTAATGCTTCCTGGGATTGATGGTTTTCAAATATGTAAGGAATTAAGAGATGGATTGGATATTCCTATACTGATGGTTTCTGCCAAAGGAGAAGGAATTGACAAAATTAGAGGACTCGGTCTAGGGGCAGACGACTATATAACTAAGCCCTTTAGCCCTAATGAATTGGTTGCTAGAGTTAAAGCACATCTTAACAGATATGAAAGATTGACCAGTAAAGATAAGAACCAGAGTGAAATAATAGAGAACAATGGACTCTCATTAGATAGTTATTCAAAAAGAGTATATGTAAATGATAAGGAAGTTACTTTAACTTCAAAGGAATTTGATATTTTACATTTGTTAGCTAAAAACCCTAATCGTGCTTTTAGCAAAGATGAAATATTTGAAAGAATCTGGGGATTTAATTCATTGGGTGAGATATCCACCGTAACAGTTCATATTCGAAAAATACGTGAAAAAATAGAACCAGACCCTACTAATCCTAAATATATTGAAACATTATGGGGAATTGGATATAGGTTTAAATTATAA
- a CDS encoding helix-turn-helix transcriptional regulator, with protein MSKAGVSFSKVKEDLMKDIEFKAEYEKLKPRYAIISEIIKARAEQNMTQEELAFRTGTQKSNISRLESGNYNPSLDFLYKVAKGLGKEIYIELR; from the coding sequence ATGAGTAAAGCAGGTGTGTCATTTTCAAAAGTTAAAGAAGATTTAATGAAAGATATAGAATTTAAAGCTGAATATGAAAAGCTTAAACCACGATATGCAATTATTTCAGAAATAATAAAAGCAAGAGCTGAACAAAACATGACCCAAGAAGAACTTGCTTTTCGTACTGGTACACAGAAATCAAATATTAGTAGATTAGAAAGTGGTAACTATAATCCATCATTAGATTTTTTATATAAAGTGGCAAAAGGATTAGGCAAAGAAATTTATATTGAACTTAGATAA